In the genome of Candidatus Margulisiibacteriota bacterium, one region contains:
- a CDS encoding MarR family transcriptional regulator: MKKANEPIRFILELAKTQAIVGRRFDCGLGGLGFNEFTILYNLNMASDGTMRRIDLANKIGLTASGVTRLLLPMEKIGLIKSGESERDARTRFVTITSAGSLKLNEAIERIELLLKEIIPMDKKIKIEKISRFLSELGMLAR; this comes from the coding sequence ATGAAAAAAGCAAATGAACCAATAAGATTTATATTAGAGCTGGCAAAGACGCAAGCCATTGTTGGGCGCCGTTTTGACTGCGGGCTGGGCGGACTTGGCTTCAATGAATTTACGATCCTGTATAATCTTAATATGGCAAGCGATGGAACAATGCGCAGGATAGACCTGGCCAATAAAATTGGCCTGACCGCCTCCGGGGTGACGCGGCTATTATTGCCTATGGAAAAAATCGGACTAATTAAAAGCGGAGAAAGCGAAAGAGACGCCCGAACTCGATTTGTAACGATCACCTCTGCCGGCAGTCTTAAACTAAATGAAGCGATCGAACGAATAGAGTTGCTCCTGAAGGAAATAATTCCCATGGATAAAAAGATCAAAATCGAAAAGATATCGCGATTTCTTTCTGAATTAGGGATGCTTGCGCGTTAG
- a CDS encoding pentapeptide repeat-containing protein, producing the protein MNESPTTPLLAQAAFINQTFNEVSLQEADLSRKEFSECAFNKCDFSGSDFSGSIFSDCTFTGCNLANIKVDGCGFRSVNFNGCKLIGIVFIKINKLLLDWSFQKCKIALCNFSGLDIKHSRFGECVIQGSDFVNADLRESDFSGCDLQNSTFRKANLEKANFTGAWNYYIDPTQNKVKG; encoded by the coding sequence ATGAACGAATCACCAACCACCCCACTCCTTGCCCAAGCCGCTTTCATCAACCAAACTTTTAATGAGGTCAGCCTTCAAGAAGCTGACCTTAGCCGCAAAGAGTTCTCCGAATGCGCTTTCAACAAATGCGATTTTAGCGGCTCGGACTTCAGCGGCTCGATCTTCAGCGACTGTACTTTTACCGGATGTAACCTGGCAAACATCAAAGTCGATGGTTGCGGTTTCCGCTCGGTCAATTTCAACGGCTGTAAACTGATCGGGATCGTTTTTATCAAGATCAACAAACTGCTTCTTGATTGGAGCTTTCAAAAATGCAAGATCGCCCTCTGTAACTTCAGCGGGCTCGATATCAAACATAGCCGCTTTGGCGAGTGCGTCATCCAGGGGAGCGACTTCGTCAACGCCGACCTAAGGGAATCGGATTTTTCCGGCTGTGACCTGCAAAACAGCACCTTCCGCAAGGCCAACCTGGAAAAAGCCAACTTCACCGGCGCCTGGAATTATTATATCGACCCAACCCAGAATAAGGTCAAAGGA